The Musa acuminata AAA Group cultivar baxijiao chromosome BXJ2-2, Cavendish_Baxijiao_AAA, whole genome shotgun sequence genome has a segment encoding these proteins:
- the LOC135583751 gene encoding ras-related protein RABA5a-like yields MMDYNGDEDQSQDYLFKIVMIGDSAVGKSNLLARFARNEFYPNSKSTIGVEFQTQKMNIDGKEIKAQIWDTAGQERFKAVTSAYYRGAVGALVVYDISRRQTFDSVGRWLNELHTYSDMNVVTILVGNKTDLKDVREVTTAEGKALAEAQGLFFIETSALDSSNVAAAFQTVVKEIYHILSRKVFLSQEQKKHEMSSLSNGKTVILQGDSNGVSDGARGYWCCSS; encoded by the exons ATGATGGATTACAATGGAGATGAAGACCAGAGCCAGGACTATCTTTTTAAAATTGTTATGATTGGTGATTCTGCTGTTGGAAAATCGAATTTGCTAGCGAGGTTTGCTCGAAATGAATTTTACCCAAACTCCAAGTCCACTATCGGGGTTGAATTCCAAACCCAAAAGATGAACATCGATGGGAAGGAAATCAAAGCTCAGATATGGGACACCGCAGGCCAGGAGCGCTTCAAAGCTGTGACATCTGCATATTACCGAGGAGCTGTGGGAGCCTTGGTGGTTTACGACATCAGCAGGCGACAGACTTTTGATAGCGTTGGTCGATGGCTCAATGAACTGCACA CATACTCCGACATGAACGTGGTGACCATTCTGGTTGGCAACAAGACTGATCTCAAGGATGTGAGGGAGGTTACCACCGCAGAGGGCAAGGCCTTAGCTGAGGCCCAAGGCCTCTTCTTCATCGAAACCTCTGCATTGGACTCCTCCAACGTcgcagcagcctttcaaactgtagTTAAAGAGATTTATCACATACTAAGTAGGAAGGTGTTCCTGTCTCAAGAGCAGAAGAAGCACGAGATGTCATCGTTGAGCAATGGGAAGACAGTCATCTTACAAGGGGATTCAAATGGTGTGAGCGATGGAGCTAGGGGATACTGGTGCTGTTCATCCTGA